GATATTCCTCACGTATCCTTAAATATTTAGAATGTTTTGATTGCATTTTTTAAGTCATATGACACTCGCAAACATCCGGTTAGCATAGCAGAACATGCCACCCAAGTGTGTCAGCTTTTAGGTATAATCCGCTTCCACCTCATATTCCACTAGATGTTTCTCCTGTGTTGTTAATGCCACTGACTATATTTCAACTAGTAATTTAACTTAAATAGACATGTGGAGAACATCCAGCCTATTTCGTTAAAGATATAATAACCCTTGTATAACTGAAGAGTTTGACATACATAAACCAGATTAAAGTATGACAGAACATTATGCCTCTCATATGTTCCATAACATTTATTATCTACGTAAGTGTCTCGAGTCATAAGATACATTGGTAGACATCAATCATGTACCGTAAAAGAATCTATTCAAGTATGTAAAATGCAAACAAAACATTAAAGACATTCATGAGAATTTTGAATATGTAATGAAGGTTTGTGTTTGATTTTAGGGCCACTGTATCGGTTATTTCTTTCAGCGGGTATTTTCAAGAATATGGGCTGAGAGTAAACCACAAGAATGAAGCTGCATGGAGCTTGGAACACGAGCTAAATCTTTTGACAGCAGTTGCAGAAAAATCCTCCACTTAATACAAAATATCCAAATGGCAGTTTGGCTTGAATATTCAATGTGTTATCATgtgaatttaaattaatatataaatatttagaaGGTGAATTAGAGACTCTGGTAAATTATTTATTACGTTTTCTGAAGGAATATCTTTTTAATGCAGATATGTTATTACACAAGTGTTGGAATATTTACATATTACGTTCATTTATGTTTGGCAAGCTTGTGTAAACTGTGACAGGCTGCATCGTTCATGAAAGATTTGGTcttctcaaaaaaaataaaattaaaaaaaggtGTTGGAGGTGTTGGAATATTTAATTTctgaatgaattatttttattaatatatttattttactaagATTCCTTGCAAAAAGCAACAAATTAACCTAGTCGATATTGGATTAAGCTGAACCTTCGTGCCGCCAAGTTAATCACTTTAAATTTTCTatttcgattaaaaaaaaaaaatcatacctCAGAGCTTTAACTAAACTTTTTATCTTATTTCATATTCATACTTTAATTTACAAAATCGTCtacactcttttttttattCACCACCACCAATACTTCAATGGTTTCATATACAAACCAAGATCAACTAAAATAATAACCCTTTCAAATAGACAGGACTCGCAGCACTACGTAATAAGAATATATTCAAAATGATATACCATACATCTCCAAAACAATCTCCCCATGTTCATAGTCTATAACGTTAAATGTGAAAAAAGTAACACTATTGCTGAAATGAAATAGAATAGGAACCGGTGTTCGGATCTTTCACAGCTTTAAAATTGTCGACGCTCATGCCGAAACGGCCCAAAATAGAATTTCCCATTTCTTTTAGCTTCCCTGCACTCGAAACCAACAGATAATCAAGATTTCATGAAGACAATATACTTAATCAAATTGTAGAACCATACCTTGCAGACTTTCTATCAAACAAGTTAAAATTATATAAGGACTAACTGAACCAGCCTACAAATGGAACTGACACCATTGTCGCAAAAGGGGAACATAAAATCGGGGAGGATATCAGGAAAGTACAAACAACATACAACTATATCCAAGTGATGAACCAAAGGAGCGATCCGAGTTATTGGACCTTTTGGGATCTTTTGATTTAATAGTGGAGATCCTAGTATCCAGTGATCTAACGCCAATTGAATTTTAAATAGATCGTGTACACTTGCGTGAGTGATGTGCTTCAACAAGACATCAACCACGCAGCAAGCCTTTATGTAACAACTCAGCAAAAAAAAGACgggaaaataaaaggaaaaactACTCGCAAAGATTAGTCATAGTCATTTAAGCTTTACCAATCATCTCTTCCTTCATTTTTTCACGTTTTTCGTCAGCTAATGGCTTCAAACGGATAATGGTTCGCCTAGCCTGATCATTCGATGGATCCAATTCCAAGACTTTTGTCATGTCTAGCAGCGATCAATGAGAAAGAGTTCAGACAAGATTCAAATAACTGCAAGTTTTATCTGTTTTGAACTTTTCACAATAATGACTGCCATATGAGATACTAAGAAGTTGTTTACGCCCAAGAGACATTAGGCAAACAAAATATCATCATCATCTAAACTATCAAAACAAGGACACATGCTGGCAATCTtgtaaaaaactaaaatatgaAATGAGTGATGTTTGACAACATGCCGATTCTTTGAGGTTGATCGAGATTTTAGTAAAAGTCGCCAGGAAAAATGTACATTATCCTAAGGTATATGGGGAGGTCATGATCATCTATGCAACCAAATATTGTCTTCTAATCCTAAGAGGAAACACAGCAATATTTCATTCATTTTGGATAGGAGCATTTTTCCTTATCCCTACTTTCTGTAGAAGTCGGGGTAGACTTTTAAATCGTAGAACAACAAACATCAGGCTCTTCATCCAACAACTAATAAACATAATTAGAAAAAGTCCAGTGCAAAACATGTCATGATGTAGACATTGCATTGCAAAATCATGTGATATAAAGAAGGTACAAATAACAATTAACACTTATCCTCCACAATAACAGTATTGGATTTGCATTTTTGTGTTATGTTTACCAGCAATTGACTCTTCATAATTTTCAAGCTTCTCATGTGCCTCCCCTCTTCTTAGCACAGCTTTCATGTAGGTAGGATTCAGCTCTAATGCCTTTGTACACTCTTTAATTGTCTCCTCGTGCTTTCCCTGATCATGAAGGAAGAAAGCAATAGCCACAAAACTAATATTACAATCGAAAGTGACTGCCCTACCCCTATTATACCAGTCCAAGAAATATAAAGGTGTGCCCCTTTGCACACCTCATTGTGCATTGGAAAAGCATTTTCCAACATCTAAAGTGTTCGTCTAAACGCATCTAAGTAAACATGCTGAATGAATCTGATTTGAAAGGAAAAATTTATGCCCAAAGTAGAGCTTGCACGTATTTATGCATCATTCTTGCTAGACAATAGAAAACTATTCTTAACCACGGTCATGAGGAGCATACCAATTTGGAGAAACAAGCAGCTCTATTTGCATGGCATATTGATCGTATTTCAGTAGATGAAAGCACATCTTGGACAATTTGTATTGCAAATTCATATTTTCCTAGTGCCTCTTCATATTCTCCagctttaaataaaaaattacccTCCAGTTTGGCGTCATTTGATTTTTCCAAGGCTTTCTGTTTCTCAAAAAAACAACCAAAAAAAGTGTAAACAGACAATAGGTATGGTGAGTTGTTAGCATATCTTTGGATTTATAcaaaagaataataaatttcTAAGGGAAAAGAAAAACTAAAACTAAGTAATATGTGCCCGTAAGTTTGTCTTATCTAAATTCCCAGCTGGTGATTAACATAACATAGATAAGAAACTAATAAAAAGTGATCGAGCCAGACAAGCTCTGATCACTGAATGTATTTTATACTTACTAATTACTAACTGGTGTCATTCAACAGTATCCTACCATGTACAACAGATTATTGAAACATAGCTTCTAATCACAAATTCATTTCTgtcaaaataattttcataattgAAAGCATGAAGTTCTAAATATCCCATAATTGAGTTGTCCTATGTTTCAGGAGAATATTAGCGAACATGTTCCTGGAATGACATCCAAAAAAGATCATAATCATGGCCATGAAACATGGAAGTTACCACAATCACACTGCCTTAAATGGGAAAGTCGGTTATAAAAAGATTGCACCTGTCTTGAATACACCATCCTTGACATTTTGCCAGAGCGTAGGCGACTTTATGCTTATTATAGTTCCTTTTTTTGTTCAACCACTAGAAGTCCAACTGTGTACCGTTTGCATCTGAATTAGAATACACCATAACTAAGGTTtcgctgaagtttgcatacagCTCTAGTATATAACACGGATTGCATTTTTCCAGCTTGTGGATTAGTTTCGTTCCTAAATTTCAGTTCTTGGCATTAGTTTTTATGTGTCACATTGTTAAGTGCATAAGATCGATGTAAAATACAAAGTTATAGGAACAGTCAGGCTTCCAAATACAGTAAACACAAAAATTTTAAGCAGTTCAGTTTCAAAAACATCAATTGCATAAGTTTCCATGATCCAAACATCGAAATTACATTTCAAAAAGCAAGAACATGGTCAATAGCTTTACCTCATTGACTTCACTCTCGACGCAGTCCGACATTTCATATTGTTCTTCGTCCTCGGGATGGATCGTTAAACTACCAGTATTCTTATCATCAGGACAATTCTCTGATTCTGGAACGGCGTCGTACAGCTCCGTTTCACGGGCAGTCTCGTACCCATCGGACTCGTATCCCGCTGCCGCCGGTGattttgattgagatttggaacTGCTTTCAACGGCTGGCTCTTCTTCAATCACAGCCATTTCGTCTTCCTTAATTTCAAGGTTTTCAGGTTTTTACCTTTCAACTTTCTTCACACGAGTTCAGAAAATCTCGACTTCTGTTTTATTAccaatgttaaaaaaatttattatacgaATTATATATANAACCGTGTCAACTTCTGTATCTACAAATTAGATGACACTCATCTATTGGATATATATGTATAGTTTTGTTATGCAGAATACTGATCGTGTCAATCTTTGTATCTATTAATGAGATGATATTCACTTATTGGAGAAATAAGAATGAGGTTTTGATGTTCTCGATTATATGAACTATGtgtaatgaagaagaaaataataGCTTAGTTTTTGGTCTTTGTTTTTGATCTTGTGATATACTGGGAAAAAAGGTCcatgaataataaattaatattgggAGAATTTACTATACTATTCGAtaataggttttttttttttgacacgAGTAAGATGAATCTCTTGCTCCTTATTATAAACTAGCTACTTGGCACACACTGTGCGTGTGTacggtttttttttataattatcgagggactaaaatggaatttgacaaattatcgagggaCTAAAGTGTTATTTGAATagttgtaatttaaaaaaaatacaaaaaaatgttttttgaaatttaaaaaaaaaaataaaaacaaaaatataattgtgatataaaataaaagcaAAATTGAGAAATCAAAATACAGACCAATTTTTTTGTCTCATAAAGATTCTTAATATATAGTAACAGAAGTAATAGATGTATATTAGGCCCAAGTCAGATGAATCTCCTGTGTCTTAATAAGCACGACCCTAAACATACCACCACGTTCGTTTATGTAAGAAGGTTGGCagttttttttctcaaaaaattatataattatataataaaattatacttTCAGAATTctgatataatattttatttcaaaattttgatgatgaagttatatataaaatatctttattttaatatattttaatatatatatatataaattaaaatccatttatagtatttttaatgtaagaaatatcttatttgaatcagtatcttttaaaattctatgttacaaaataaaaaaaatttcataaatcatataattttaaaaaaaaattatttttggtaGCCTTGTGGTTTGCCCCTAAATTCGTCTCTGATTATGAGTTATATAAAAATCGATTCTTATTTCAGAAAATAATGTTGAACGCAAAAGATGAAATTATTTATTGTGGCTATGGTAAAGAGcaaatgacatcaacttttcaCAGACAACGGTAAAAAGTCtagagaaaattaaatatttctttt
This sequence is a window from Primulina huaijiensis isolate GDHJ02 chromosome 13, ASM1229523v2, whole genome shotgun sequence. Protein-coding genes within it:
- the LOC140990878 gene encoding uncharacterized protein: MAVIEEEPAVESSSKSQSKSPAAAGYESDGYETARETELYDAVPESENCPDDKNTGSLTIHPEDEEQYEMSDCVESEVNEKALEKSNDAKLEGNFLFKAGEYEEALGKYEFAIQIVQDVLSSTEIRSICHANRAACFSKLGKHEETIKECTKALELNPTYMKAVLRRGEAHEKLENYEESIADMTKVLELDPSNDQARRTIIRLKPLADEKREKMKEEMIGKLKEMGNSILGRFGMSVDNFKAVKDPNTGSYSISFQQ